From a region of the Bacteroidota bacterium genome:
- a CDS encoding porin family protein: MVIFITPGGFAQKTRPQNDPGYDFKPLHFGFTIGINTMDFIVKNSGQPVDASGKILYADVSDLQPGFQVGIVSDLRLGEYFNLRFLPGISFGQRNFKFYYYDSNAQNTKTEYEPSTPQVVESSYIELPLLVKYKAKRLNNYRPYLIAGPDCRIDMSSRRGYDDEKHIYMRLKRWDLYGETGFGIDYYLKYFKFSTELKVAYGLRDVLVHDPAQGNPHYVEAIDRLNSSMIILSFHFE, from the coding sequence GCCACAGAACGATCCCGGCTATGACTTTAAGCCCTTGCATTTTGGTTTTACAATTGGCATTAATACAATGGATTTTATTGTTAAAAATTCCGGTCAACCTGTTGATGCCTCCGGTAAAATATTATATGCCGATGTCAGTGATCTTCAACCCGGATTTCAGGTGGGTATTGTTTCGGATCTGAGATTGGGCGAGTATTTTAATTTGCGGTTTTTGCCAGGTATTTCCTTTGGGCAAAGGAATTTCAAGTTTTATTATTACGACAGCAATGCCCAAAATACAAAGACAGAATATGAACCTTCGACGCCACAGGTTGTTGAATCATCATATATAGAACTGCCATTGCTGGTCAAATACAAGGCTAAGCGCCTGAACAATTACAGGCCTTACCTGATTGCAGGGCCTGATTGCCGCATCGATATGTCCTCGCGCAGGGGATATGATGATGAAAAACATATTTACATGAGATTGAAACGATGGGATTTATATGGTGAAACAGGTTTTGGCATAGATTATTACCTCAAATATTTTAAATTTTCGACAGAATTAAAAGTTGCTTATGGACTGCGTGATGTCCTGGTTCATGATCCTGCCCAGGGAAATCCCCATTATGTGGAAGCAATAGACAGGCTGAATTCGTCCATGATCATT